CATGTCGACGTGCGCGGCCGCGAACTGCTCGACGAGCGTGCGGGCACCCGCATCGTCGAGCGACGCGAGCAGTTCTTTTGTCTGCGAATCGACGATCCGCTCCTGCGCCTCGAACGCGGCCCAGCCCTTGTCGAACTTTGCCGGGTCCTTGCCGCGCAGCAGGATGTCCTTCCACTCCTGCACCTGGAGCTTGAAATTGACGAGGATGTTCGCGGCCATCCGCTCGTTCGCGACATGCACGCGCACGAGGTCGTTGTATTCGTCGATCGAGCGGTGCATCGAATAGAGGCCATACATCGCGCCCGCGAACATCAGGAACAGCGCAGCGGCGAAAGCGAGAGGAAGCTTGAATGTGAGTTTCATGAACGATGAGGAGAGGACGCGCCGCCGTCGAGGGATGACGGTTGCTCCGCCTGTTACGGCCTGTTCATCGTCTTTTGAACCCTGCCCCAATATTTGGGAAGAAATTTCCGCTGATATCGTTTTCAGCGGGAAGCGACTGCCTGGTGCGCCTGCGCGTCGAGTGCAGGCGGCACCGGAAAGCGGGCTGCGAGATCAACCTTTCATGTCGACCCAGATGCGGCCCCAGGCGGTTGCGTACCTGAGCGCCTGCTCGCCGTCGTAGAAGTAGTCTAGTGCGTTGAAGATGCGGGCCGGCAGACCCGGCCTTTCGATGATCAGATCGGCCGCGTGCAGGCCATCGTCGCGAATTGCGGCGCTGGCTTGCAGACGATAGCCACGGTGTGTGGTCAGCATGGGAATAGTCATGGGTGCGTCTCTGGCTTCAATCGGGATAGCTGGCGCTACGCGCGGCCGACGCCGTGCTTCACGCCCGTCCCGATTGCTCTCAGGCCAGGATTCGCATTATCGCGATGCCCCGTTACTGTTCAATGACGGCCGGCGTTCTCGCGCACTGGCCCGTTTTTATGCGTTTAATCTGATCAATCGGCGATCGGCTTGCCCGAAGCATCCTTGACCTTCGCCTTCCATTGCGTGCGGATTTGCGACACGACGCCATCCGGCAGCGGAATGTAGTCGAGTTCCTGCGCGGTCTGGGTGCCGTTCTTGAACGCCCAGTCGAAGAACTTGAGCGTTTCCTTACCGCGATCCGGCTTGTCCTGCGACACATGCACGAGCACGAACGTCGCGCCGACCACAGGCCATGCATCCTTGCCCGGCTCGTTGGTGAGGATCTGATAGAACGACTTCGACCAGTCCGCACCCGCTGCCGCCGCCTTGAAGCTGTCCGTCTTCGGCTCGACGACGGTGCCCGCCGCGTTCTTCAGCGACGTGTATGTCATCTTGTTCTGCTTCGCGTACGCCCATTCGACGTAGCCGATCGCGCCCGGCAGCCGCTGCACGAACGCCGCGACGCCGTCGTTGCCCTTGCCGCCCGTGCCTGTCGGCCAGTTGACGGTCGTGCCTTCGCCGACCTTGCTCTTCCACTCCGGGTTCACCTGCGCCAGATAGTGCGTCCAGATGAAGCTCGTGCCCGAGCCGTCCGCGCGGCGCACGACGGCGATGTCGGTATCGGGCAGCTTCACGCCGGGATTGAGCGCGGCGATGGCCGGGTCGTTCCACTTCTTGATCTTGCCGAGAAAGATGTCGCCGAGCACCGGGCCGGAGAGCACCAGCGCGCCCGGCTTGAGGCCCGGCAGATTGACGACGGGCACCACGCCGCCGACCACGGTCGGAAACTGGAACAGGCCGTCTTTCGCGAGCTCGTCGTCCTTGAGCGGCGCGTCCGAGCCGGCGAAGTCGACTGTCTTGGCGAGCACCTGTTTGATGCCGCCCGACGAGCCGATGCCCTGGTAGTTGATACGGCCGCCGCCCGTCTTCTGGTACGCGTCGGCCCATTTGGTGTAGATCGGGGCCGCGAAGGTGCTGCCTGCGCCCGTGACGTCGGTTGCGTGCGCGAAGGAACAGGACAGCGCGCCGATCAGGCTGGCGGCTGCAAACAGAGCGATTTTCATGGTTTGCCTCCGTGTCGACAGGAGTTGGCGCTTTAGCGCCTTACTCCTGTCCCATGCCGTGTCGGCCGGAGTTGGCGCTTTAGCGCCTACACCGGCCCCACGGCGAGTCGACAGGCGTTAGCGCTTTAGTGCTTACGCATGTCCCATGCACGACAGTGCGGTCGACGGGCGTTAGCGCTTTAGCGCTTACGCCCGTCTCATGCACGAAAGTGCAGTCGAGCAGAGTCCGCGCCTTGGCGCCTGACTCGGACCCACGCAAGTGAGTTGCTGAAAGCTTTGTATGGGGTGCGTTTCGAAATTAGTCGCGCTTCATGACAATGCGGTGACGGATGCAGCAGTCTTCAGAAAGCAGATTGCCCAGACAAATCCGCGCACGCCCGAGGCCCGAGCTCGCCGCCCCTCCCGGCCGTCAACCGATTTCCCCCGCGAGACGTCCGAGTTGACGAAGCGCCGCGTCCATCCGTTCATCGAACGGCCCTGGACAACTGAGTCGGATGAACGATCGGAAGCGCTCCGAGTTCGAAAAGATCGAACCGGGCGCGATCCGGATACCGTGCGGCAACGCGGCTTCAAAAAGCGCATCCGACGACTTGCCGTCCGGCAATTCGACCCACAGCAGCAGCCCACCAGGCGGCAAGCTCAGCCGCGTGCCAACGGGAAAATATCGGCCAATCGCATCGGCGCTCGCCTCGCGCTGCACGCGCAGCTTCTCGCGCAACCGGCGCAGATGCCGGTCATACGCGCCCGAGCCGATGAACTCCGCCGCGACGAACTGCGCCAGCGACTCATTGTTCCGCGTTTGCGCGAATTTCAACAGCCGCACGCGCGCATGCCAGCGCCCCGACGACATCCAGCCGAGCCGCATGCCCGGCGCGAGCACCTTGTTCAACGACGCGCAGTAGATCACGCCGCCGTCGCGGTCCCAGGCCTTCAGCGGCCGCGCGGGTTCCGTCGATTCGATCAGCTCGCGATAAGGCTCGTCCTCGATCAGCGCGATGCCACGGCGCGCGCACAACTGCACGAGTTCGGCCTTGCGCGCGTCCGGCATCACGCAACCGAGCGGATTCTGCAGGCTCGGCACGACGACGAGCGCCTTGATGTCCGGGCACGCGGTCAACGCGATGTCGAGCGCTTCGAGCGACAGACCCGTTGTCGGGCTGGTCGGTATTTCGAGCGCGCGCAGCCCGAGACTTTCGAGTATCTGCAACAGCCCAAAAAACGCCGGCGATTCGACGGCAATCGTATCGCCCGGTTGCGCGACCGCGCGCAACGCCAGGTTCACGGCTTCGACGCCGCCGCTGGTCACGAGCACATCGTCGGGCGAGGCCGTGACGCCCGTCGACAACGCACGCTTCGCGACGGCCTGTCTCAGCTCCGCCGCGCCGCCGTCTTCGCCGACTTCCGTCAGCAGCGTCGGCCGATGGCGCAGGATGCGCGAGGCGAGCGCCTGCAACCGCTCAGTCGGATAAAGCACGGCATCGCCCGTCGCGCCGCCGAGATTGAGCGCATCCGGAAACGCCTGGGCCCGCTCGATCACGCGCGAGATGCGTTCGTGCAAGCCGACGTAGCGCGCCGGCTCGGCAAGCGCTGGAATGTCCGGCTCAGCGACGGTCGCCAGTTTCGAGGCAGGTGCACGCCGCACGAAGTAACCCGCTCGCGGCCGCGCCTGCAGCCAGCCGCCGTCTTCGAGGCGACGAAACACCTGAATCGCCGTCGACAGACTCACGTGGTGCTGGCTCATCAACGCGCGCACCGACGGCATCCGGTCGCCGGGCGAAAGCGTGCCCGACGCGATCACCCGGCGATAGTGCTCGGCGAGGCGTTCGTAGAGCGGCGCGCCCGTATCGGGCGGCGCGAGAAGGGGTTCGTCGTTCAGCAAGATCATCCTTCGGATCGTGCCTGCTACTTGGATAGATCGCCAGATACAGACCGTGGCAATTCGGACGGAAACAGAGTAACAAAAGAGGTCCCTGTATCGGTACAGATTCTAAACGTGTGAGTCTGTTGCGGTCCGATGACTCTCTTTACGCTTTCGACATGTGGTCCGTCGATTCTGATATCGCCGGGTCGATTTGTTGACTGCTTTCGGACTGAGTTCTCGATGAAACCCTTCGAATACCGATACGCCCCCGGCCAGATTCACGCCGCCTGGTTCAAATGCGGCTGCGCGATCGTCGCGCTGGAAGGCACGCTGCAGGTGAGCTACCGCGATGCATCATTGGATTGGCTGCTTGGCGACGCACCCAAAGTGTCGGTCGTCCTTTGCGAAGGCGAGCGCCATGTGCTGCCGTATGAAGCGTTCGTCGAAGTCCTCGCAACCGGGCAGCGTGACGCGATCGCGCAGATCGACGCTGGTCCGCGCGGACGGTCGATGGTCGCGACGATCGGGCGATGGCTCGTTTCGATTGGCCGCTTGAACGGTGCGCTGTTTCGGCGAATCTGAAGCTGTGGCGTTGGGGATGCCCGCGCTGGTGTCGTAGCTCAAGCCGTGAATGGCAGTTCCGCTTGTATGGGCAGCGGCGGCGCCTGCTCGCTCGCCAGCGAGAGCCCGCTCACGCGCACGCCGAGCAGTCGCAGTTTGCGTGTCAGCGCGACGCGTTTCAGGCACTCGGTTGCGGCGCGCCGGATCGCCGCCGCGTCCGACGTCGCGGCGGGAATGGTCAGATCGCGCGTGACAGTGGAAAAGTCGTCGAAGCGCAACTTGATGCCGATCGTGTGTCCGACGTAGCCCTTGCGCTGCAGGTCTTCCGCGACACGCACGCACAGGCGCGTGAACGACTCCGACAGCGCGGGCCGGTCATGGCGCGGATGCAGGTCGCGTTCGAACGTCGTCTCGCGGCTCATCGACTTCGGCTCGGATTCGACGACGACAGGACGCTCATCGCTGCCCTGCGCGACGTGCGTGAGCCACGTTGCGTACTTGAGGCCGAAGTTGGCCTGCAGCAGATCCGGCGCCGCATGCGCCAGATCGCCGACCGTATTGATACCGAGCGCGGCCAGCCGATCGCTCGCCTTCGGTCCGATGCCGTTGATCTTTCGCGCAGCGAGCGGCCAGATGCGCGTGGGAATATCTTCTGGCGTCAGAATGGTGAGGCCGTCCGGCTTGTCCAGTTCGGAGCCGATCTTCGCGAGCAGTTTGTTCGGTGCAACGCAAATCGAACACGTCAGGCCCGTTGCGCTATGCACGGCGCGCTTGATGCGCGAGCCGATGTCGGCGGCATCACCCGGCACGTCCGTGAGGTCGATATAGATTTCGTCGATGCCGCGATCTTCGATACGCGTCGTGAACTTCGCCACTTCCGCCTTGAAGAGACGCGAGTAATGACGGTAGGAATCGAAGTCGGTCGGCAGCAGGATCGCGTCCGGCGCGAGTTGCGCGGCCTTCATCATGCCCATTGCCGAGAACACGCCGAATGCGCGTGCCTCGTAGGTCGAGGTCGTGACGACCCCGCGGCCCGCGTAGTCCTTCAGCTTCGCAAAACGGCGCGTGCCGTCAGACAAGGTCTCCGGTATCGCGTTGCGACCGCCGCCGATCACGACCGGCTTGCCACGCAACTCCGGATAGCGCAGCAACTCGACGGATGCGTAGAACGCGTCCATGTCGAGATGCGCGATACGGCGGACGATGACACTCATGTTGCGTGATGCGGTTTGCGAGGGAGGACTGTGGTTGGGGCACGCGACGCCAAATTATTCTGCCGGTGCCGCCCGCTTAAGCCACAGCGGGTAAGGACACGCAGTTTAGCAAGTTGCCCGCGCGGCGCGGCTTGGATTGACTCACCCGCCACCTTCCCGCATCGGTCAAACGCGAAACACGTTGCCATCCGGACCGATCTTGCGCGGAATGCTCCGGTTGCCGGGCCGCTTTGTCGCCACCACCGACGAAGCGCCGTGATCCGCCTGTACGTTGCCCGGTTCGGTAACCTTCCTCGCAAGCCGTGGCGCCGCCGGCTTTTGCGCATGCGGACGCAGCGGCTTTTGCACGGCCGGGGCGGCAGAATGGCCACGCGCTTCCGGCGGATTCCAGAATTCGACGTACTTTTCCGCGTGCGCCGCAGAAGTCAAAGCCAGCGCAATCAGCCCGA
The Paraburkholderia hospita DNA segment above includes these coding regions:
- the dinB gene encoding DNA polymerase IV, whose translation is MSVIVRRIAHLDMDAFYASVELLRYPELRGKPVVIGGGRNAIPETLSDGTRRFAKLKDYAGRGVVTTSTYEARAFGVFSAMGMMKAAQLAPDAILLPTDFDSYRHYSRLFKAEVAKFTTRIEDRGIDEIYIDLTDVPGDAADIGSRIKRAVHSATGLTCSICVAPNKLLAKIGSELDKPDGLTILTPEDIPTRIWPLAARKINGIGPKASDRLAALGINTVGDLAHAAPDLLQANFGLKYATWLTHVAQGSDERPVVVESEPKSMSRETTFERDLHPRHDRPALSESFTRLCVRVAEDLQRKGYVGHTIGIKLRFDDFSTVTRDLTIPAATSDAAAIRRAATECLKRVALTRKLRLLGVRVSGLSLASEQAPPLPIQAELPFTA
- a CDS encoding aminotransferase-like domain-containing protein, which encodes MILLNDEPLLAPPDTGAPLYERLAEHYRRVIASGTLSPGDRMPSVRALMSQHHVSLSTAIQVFRRLEDGGWLQARPRAGYFVRRAPASKLATVAEPDIPALAEPARYVGLHERISRVIERAQAFPDALNLGGATGDAVLYPTERLQALASRILRHRPTLLTEVGEDGGAAELRQAVAKRALSTGVTASPDDVLVTSGGVEAVNLALRAVAQPGDTIAVESPAFFGLLQILESLGLRALEIPTSPTTGLSLEALDIALTACPDIKALVVVPSLQNPLGCVMPDARKAELVQLCARRGIALIEDEPYRELIESTEPARPLKAWDRDGGVIYCASLNKVLAPGMRLGWMSSGRWHARVRLLKFAQTRNNESLAQFVAAEFIGSGAYDRHLRRLREKLRVQREASADAIGRYFPVGTRLSLPPGGLLLWVELPDGKSSDALFEAALPHGIRIAPGSIFSNSERFRSFIRLSCPGPFDERMDAALRQLGRLAGEIG
- the pstS gene encoding phosphate ABC transporter substrate-binding protein PstS, translating into MKIALFAAASLIGALSCSFAHATDVTGAGSTFAAPIYTKWADAYQKTGGGRINYQGIGSSGGIKQVLAKTVDFAGSDAPLKDDELAKDGLFQFPTVVGGVVPVVNLPGLKPGALVLSGPVLGDIFLGKIKKWNDPAIAALNPGVKLPDTDIAVVRRADGSGTSFIWTHYLAQVNPEWKSKVGEGTTVNWPTGTGGKGNDGVAAFVQRLPGAIGYVEWAYAKQNKMTYTSLKNAAGTVVEPKTDSFKAAAAGADWSKSFYQILTNEPGKDAWPVVGATFVLVHVSQDKPDRGKETLKFFDWAFKNGTQTAQELDYIPLPDGVVSQIRTQWKAKVKDASGKPIAD